In Rhodothermales bacterium, a single window of DNA contains:
- the smpB gene encoding SsrA-binding protein SmpB, protein MKTITTNRKARHEYHIEESVEAGLVLRGTEVKSLRNGKANLVDGFCVVEHGEMYLMQCHIAPYDHGNIQNHEPLRPRKLLLHRREIERFAKAAQQKGYTIIPLSMYFKDGKAKVEIGLAKGKKLYDKRHDIAERDTKRRLERLTGKASE, encoded by the coding sequence ATGAAGACCATCACCACCAATCGGAAGGCGCGCCATGAGTACCACATCGAGGAATCGGTGGAGGCGGGACTCGTGTTGCGTGGTACCGAGGTGAAGTCGCTTCGCAACGGCAAGGCGAATCTGGTGGATGGGTTCTGCGTCGTGGAGCACGGTGAGATGTATCTCATGCAGTGTCACATTGCACCGTATGACCACGGCAACATCCAGAACCACGAACCGCTTCGACCGCGGAAATTGTTGCTGCACCGACGTGAGATTGAACGATTTGCCAAGGCGGCCCAGCAGAAAGGATATACCATCATCCCGTTGTCCATGTACTTCAAGGACGGTAAGGCGAAGGTTGAAATCGGCCTGGCAAAGGGCAAGAAGTTGTACGACAAGCGTCACGACATTGCCGAACGGGATACGAAGCGACGTCTGGAGCGGTTGACGGGAAAAGCCTCGGAGTGA
- a CDS encoding MqnA/MqnD/SBP family protein — protein MVPTPTKIAVWNAPFTMLAASALRDSPGVDLQLGTSVEAEVLLRAGRVDVALLPTDRILMAGDDFDVLPAVGISTWSNPFARLVLENGLPDAEASPVPELHIRCQPDGALAGLVARIVLKEHYGMIAKVTPPLETDEWGEGGAFDLLASPADASRTSPFSSTSESDSGSLDVGAGPSKRVELDLGQEWYELANYPMVWAAFVMRKGEVEDAHIQLVRDVLVELDENRRTRVLAAGGTEAMQQFELNELRLRMDDLAIASLTELGEYMYFYELKETIDPVAFASLTDNE, from the coding sequence ATGGTCCCGACACCCACAAAAATCGCGGTCTGGAACGCACCGTTCACGATGCTTGCTGCCTCGGCACTCCGGGATTCACCAGGTGTGGACCTTCAACTGGGTACGTCGGTCGAGGCCGAAGTGTTGTTGCGTGCCGGTAGAGTGGATGTGGCCTTGTTGCCCACGGACCGGATCCTCATGGCCGGAGATGACTTTGACGTGCTGCCAGCCGTCGGGATTTCCACATGGTCCAACCCGTTTGCGCGCCTGGTACTGGAAAACGGCCTACCGGATGCTGAGGCGTCCCCGGTACCTGAACTACACATCCGTTGCCAGCCCGATGGTGCACTCGCGGGACTCGTCGCCCGGATCGTTCTGAAGGAGCACTACGGAATGATCGCGAAGGTGACGCCACCGTTGGAGACCGATGAATGGGGTGAGGGTGGCGCCTTTGATCTGTTGGCGTCTCCCGCAGACGCTTCGCGAACTTCTCCTTTCTCCTCCACCTCCGAATCCGACTCGGGATCCCTGGATGTCGGCGCGGGGCCGAGCAAGAGGGTCGAATTGGACTTGGGGCAGGAGTGGTATGAACTGGCCAATTATCCCATGGTCTGGGCCGCTTTCGTCATGCGGAAGGGTGAGGTTGAAGATGCCCATATCCAACTCGTAAGGGATGTCTTGGTTGAACTGGACGAGAACCGGCGAACACGTGTCCTGGCCGCCGGAGGAACAGAGGCCATGCAGCAATTCGAACTGAATGAGTTGCGCCTGCGTATGGATGATCTGGCCATTGCCAGCCTGACCGAATTGGGGGAATACATGTATTTCTACGAATTGAAGGAAACCATTGACCCCGTAGCCTTCGCCAGCCTGACCGACAACGAATGA
- the rplS gene encoding 50S ribosomal protein L19, translating to MATDVMNLIEESQKRDDIPDFSTGDTVNVHVRVIEGEKERIQQYQGVVIAFKGSGARRTFMVRKVSNSVGVERIFPLYSPKIAKIEVVREGSVRRAKLYYLRDRRGKAARIKERRR from the coding sequence ATGGCTACCGATGTAATGAACTTGATAGAAGAGTCGCAGAAGCGCGACGACATCCCTGATTTCTCGACAGGCGACACGGTCAACGTGCACGTGCGGGTCATTGAGGGCGAGAAAGAACGTATCCAGCAGTACCAGGGCGTCGTAATTGCGTTCAAGGGCTCCGGTGCCCGTCGTACCTTCATGGTTCGCAAGGTCTCGAACAGTGTGGGCGTGGAACGGATTTTCCCGTTGTACTCTCCGAAGATTGCCAAGATCGAAGTGGTCCGCGAAGGCAGCGTCCGACGCGCCAAGCTGTACTATCTCCGTGACCGTCGCGGCAAGGCAGCCCGCATCAAGGAGCGCCGCCGCTAG
- the trmD gene encoding tRNA (guanosine(37)-N1)-methyltransferase TrmD, producing the protein MRIDLISAVPDLLRSPLEHSIVGRARESGMLDIRIHDLRDWAVGKHRKVDDYPFGGGAGMVLKPEPVFQCLDDLDAEPDVHPADEVIFMTPDAPVLTQSMANRLSLNRRMIVLAGHYKGLDQRVRDSRITMEVSIGDYVLSGGELPALVLVDAVARLLPGVLGDAESALSDSFQDGLLDAPTWTRPAEYRGLRVPDVLLSGDHERIAAWRDGERLKKTRERRPDLLDRDDR; encoded by the coding sequence ATGCGGATCGACCTGATTTCCGCCGTTCCTGATTTGCTGCGCTCCCCGTTGGAGCACAGCATCGTGGGACGGGCACGCGAATCGGGAATGCTTGATATCCGCATCCATGACCTGCGGGACTGGGCGGTTGGCAAGCATCGGAAGGTCGATGACTATCCTTTTGGCGGGGGTGCCGGCATGGTGCTCAAACCGGAGCCGGTGTTCCAGTGTCTCGACGACCTGGACGCCGAACCGGATGTGCATCCTGCCGATGAAGTCATTTTCATGACTCCGGACGCTCCCGTCCTGACGCAGTCCATGGCCAATCGTCTCTCCTTGAACAGGAGGATGATCGTGCTCGCCGGGCACTACAAAGGACTCGATCAACGGGTCCGGGATTCCCGGATCACAATGGAGGTGTCCATTGGAGACTACGTCCTGAGTGGGGGGGAACTACCCGCATTGGTGCTTGTTGACGCGGTGGCCCGTCTGTTGCCTGGGGTGTTGGGGGATGCCGAATCGGCGCTCTCCGACTCATTCCAGGATGGACTCCTCGATGCGCCCACATGGACGCGACCGGCGGAATACCGGGGCCTCAGGGTTCCGGATGTGCTGCTGAGTGGTGACCACGAACGGATTGCAGCGTGGAGGGACGGAGAACGGCTGAAAAAGACACGGGAACGACGCCCCGATTTACTGGATAGGGACGATCGTTGA
- the rimM gene encoding ribosome maturation factor RimM (Essential for efficient processing of 16S rRNA), with the protein MITLRQMGRIAKPHGLVGDVKVAPDTDDPYRFTDLRSVYVGKSPDSVLLFDIVSARIQPSKFGATVLLKMEGIDSRDQAEKLYGQLVFAVQDDLPPLEEDEFYYSDVIGHSVLSDEGEPLGRVADILEAPGQDKLVVQREDGSRFMVPMVPEFVRDVTDHSVVIRLLDGLL; encoded by the coding sequence ATGATTACTCTCCGCCAGATGGGCCGAATTGCGAAGCCGCACGGTCTGGTCGGAGACGTCAAGGTGGCACCGGACACGGACGATCCGTACCGGTTCACGGACCTGCGGAGCGTATATGTCGGGAAGAGTCCCGATTCCGTTTTGTTATTTGACATTGTGTCTGCCAGAATTCAGCCATCCAAGTTCGGTGCCACGGTTCTGCTCAAAATGGAAGGCATAGACTCCCGCGACCAGGCTGAAAAGCTGTACGGTCAGTTGGTCTTCGCCGTCCAGGATGACTTGCCCCCATTGGAGGAGGACGAGTTCTATTACAGCGATGTGATAGGGCATTCGGTCCTTTCCGATGAGGGTGAACCGCTGGGGCGTGTCGCCGATATCCTGGAAGCGCCCGGTCAGGACAAGCTGGTCGTCCAGCGGGAGGACGGATCCCGGTTCATGGTTCCCATGGTACCGGAGTTCGTGCGGGATGTGACCGACCACTCGGTTGTCATCCGTCTGCTGGACGGGTTGCTGTAG